The following are encoded together in the Haliscomenobacter hydrossis DSM 1100 genome:
- a CDS encoding LexA family protein, whose product MSSTKVEADTRVPVIEISRIHSNLPYFQSVPAGFPSPADDYVEEKLNLDKYLIKNPAATFFVRVSGDSMTGAGIYPEDILIVDRSLSAKTDDVIIALLDGAFTVKRLVYEQGRYWLKPENPQLALIEVGAESEFLVWGVVTSVIHKPYVL is encoded by the coding sequence ATGAGCAGCACCAAAGTTGAAGCGGACACACGTGTGCCCGTCATTGAAATCAGCCGCATCCATAGCAACCTGCCCTACTTCCAGTCGGTCCCAGCGGGCTTCCCCTCCCCTGCCGACGACTACGTAGAAGAAAAGCTCAACCTCGACAAGTACCTGATTAAAAACCCGGCAGCGACCTTCTTTGTCCGGGTATCGGGTGACTCCATGACCGGAGCCGGTATTTACCCGGAAGACATTCTGATTGTGGACCGATCGTTGTCCGCCAAAACCGATGACGTGATCATTGCCCTGCTTGATGGCGCATTTACGGTCAAACGCCTGGTGTATGAACAAGGGCGCTACTGGCTCAAGCCCGAGAACCCGCAGTTGGCCCTCATTGAAGTAGGGGCAGAAAGTGAGTTTTTGGTGTGGGGCGTGGTCACAAGCGTCATACATAAGCCGTATGTGTTGTGA
- a CDS encoding ATP-binding protein yields the protein MAKSLQDHLRQRRSSTFIGREQQLELFKQNLNRALDSEDYYFIFSIHGQGGVGKTTLVNKFQELARDQKALVTYANEDVREVPDLLAALAKQLRDQGAPLKKLEDRHRTYLQEKKRLEADPEAPSSTWAFGGKMLAKGGKELFRNFVPGSGLIMDQFNVDGIGEQMGEWASFLKKKLTNKDEVELLLHPVDVLTPIFLEELKEYTAKPKICLFFDTYETTDIYLDEWLRQLLEGKFGNAPENLLITIAGREPLNPNTWSAYADFMSTISLEPFSEMEARSYLERKKIADAATVDTIIQLSGRLPVLLEVLADKAPDSPDAVNDPSDTAVKRFLKWIEDPVLKDLALHAALPNLLNEDIVKRLLPEGADVGKHFEWLRSNSFVYKRGDHWAYHAYVRELMLRYQRQLSLETWERLNEELAAYYLQRANLLGLAGDAQWKDSTWRGWMLEYHYHQLLKAPKTAIVEAVQAFATVFRLYNNFIVSGRKNINSQDAQIEFGEKYIAMQWSEIITQAERITNETNCANTLQKGMIGWITNQIDPTLDLFAFVNNTGWLRNSEDAAAFYSWEGHFLNRIGRSGEAVVKQKKAMELRPDDLFLYWSPMFTYWHENKTDELIDLMKKRIELKPNDISIHTNLGIIFYEKKEWAMALHHIQKSVELNPNDSYRHNKLGALFVQLDNTERAIAEFKKSLELNPDNQLAHNNLGWTYQKQGNLEAAAWHYKKAIEGDQEESIFHQNLGRVLALQNNLKEAVDQFQIAIEIDAFDVDANFFLGVLFHIQGNPAGAILQFEKTIYLQPNHRSAYHYLGDALLAENVIEDFISKYEKATRLEPDNADVWRKLGWTNLLLHRLDAAKTSLLKSWSLLEEKDQFSAMNLGHVELLYDDQGKAIEWYFKSIQLNEDKEEFFQGMESDFTDLKMETQGITRESYDTILAQLRQLSGSDNQ from the coding sequence ATGGCTAAATCGCTCCAAGACCATCTCCGCCAGCGCCGCAGTTCTACCTTTATTGGCCGTGAGCAGCAACTCGAACTATTCAAACAAAACCTCAACCGCGCCCTCGATAGTGAAGACTACTACTTTATTTTCAGCATCCATGGCCAGGGTGGGGTAGGGAAGACTACTCTTGTCAACAAGTTTCAGGAACTAGCCAGGGATCAAAAGGCACTCGTCACTTATGCCAATGAGGACGTCCGCGAAGTCCCCGATCTGCTTGCGGCTTTGGCCAAACAACTCAGAGACCAGGGTGCACCTCTCAAAAAACTGGAAGACCGCCATCGTACCTATCTGCAAGAGAAAAAGCGACTGGAAGCAGACCCTGAAGCACCCAGCAGCACCTGGGCTTTTGGTGGTAAGATGCTGGCCAAAGGGGGCAAAGAACTCTTCCGCAACTTTGTTCCTGGATCAGGACTGATCATGGATCAATTCAATGTCGATGGAATTGGGGAACAAATGGGTGAGTGGGCCAGCTTTCTGAAGAAAAAACTGACCAACAAAGATGAAGTGGAATTGCTGCTACATCCAGTAGACGTACTTACGCCTATATTTTTGGAAGAGTTAAAAGAATATACAGCCAAGCCCAAAATCTGCCTTTTTTTTGATACCTACGAAACTACCGATATATACCTGGACGAATGGTTACGTCAATTGCTGGAGGGCAAATTTGGCAACGCTCCCGAAAACCTTTTGATCACTATCGCTGGCCGAGAGCCACTTAACCCCAATACTTGGTCGGCTTATGCCGATTTTATGAGTACCATTTCCCTGGAGCCTTTCAGCGAAATGGAGGCTCGGAGTTACCTGGAGCGAAAGAAAATAGCGGATGCTGCTACAGTGGATACCATCATCCAGCTTTCGGGTCGATTGCCAGTGTTATTGGAAGTGCTGGCCGATAAAGCACCAGATTCTCCGGATGCAGTGAATGATCCCAGCGATACGGCAGTGAAACGGTTTTTGAAATGGATCGAAGACCCGGTGTTGAAAGACCTGGCGCTGCATGCTGCATTGCCCAATTTGTTGAACGAGGATATTGTGAAACGTTTATTGCCAGAGGGGGCTGATGTAGGAAAGCACTTTGAGTGGCTGCGCAGCAATTCGTTTGTGTATAAGCGCGGCGATCACTGGGCGTATCATGCCTATGTACGTGAACTGATGCTACGGTACCAGCGGCAGTTATCTTTGGAAACCTGGGAGCGCTTGAATGAGGAGCTGGCTGCTTATTACCTTCAGAGAGCAAATCTACTTGGGCTGGCAGGGGATGCTCAATGGAAGGATTCGACTTGGCGGGGTTGGATGCTGGAGTACCATTATCACCAGTTGCTTAAGGCCCCAAAAACAGCAATTGTAGAGGCGGTGCAGGCCTTTGCGACGGTATTTAGGTTATATAATAATTTCATTGTTTCTGGAAGAAAGAATATTAACTCCCAAGATGCTCAAATAGAGTTTGGAGAAAAGTATATTGCGATGCAGTGGAGCGAAATTATTACTCAGGCTGAACGAATAACTAATGAAACAAACTGTGCAAATACGCTCCAAAAAGGTATGATTGGTTGGATTACAAATCAGATAGACCCAACACTTGATTTGTTTGCTTTTGTCAATAACACAGGCTGGTTGCGGAACTCAGAAGATGCCGCTGCCTTTTATTCATGGGAGGGACATTTTCTCAATAGAATAGGGCGATCTGGAGAGGCTGTTGTTAAGCAAAAAAAGGCAATGGAGCTTAGACCTGATGATCTGTTTCTTTATTGGTCTCCCATGTTTACTTACTGGCACGAAAATAAAACGGATGAATTGATAGATTTGATGAAAAAAAGAATTGAATTAAAGCCAAATGATATTAGTATTCACACAAATTTAGGTATAATATTTTATGAGAAAAAGGAATGGGCGATGGCCTTACATCATATCCAAAAATCAGTTGAATTAAATCCAAACGACAGCTATCGTCATAATAAACTGGGGGCATTGTTTGTGCAGCTTGATAATACTGAAAGAGCTATAGCTGAATTTAAAAAATCTTTAGAGTTAAATCCAGATAATCAACTTGCTCATAATAACTTAGGTTGGACATATCAGAAGCAAGGTAACCTCGAAGCTGCGGCTTGGCATTATAAAAAAGCCATTGAAGGGGATCAAGAAGAATCTATTTTTCATCAAAATCTGGGTCGTGTACTAGCGCTTCAAAATAATCTAAAAGAAGCAGTTGACCAATTTCAGATAGCGATTGAAATAGATGCATTTGATGTGGATGCCAACTTTTTCTTAGGTGTACTTTTTCATATTCAGGGTAATCCAGCAGGAGCTATACTTCAGTTTGAAAAAACAATTTATTTACAACCAAACCACAGGAGTGCTTACCATTATCTAGGTGATGCATTGCTGGCAGAAAATGTCATAGAAGATTTCATCTCTAAATATGAAAAAGCGACCAGATTGGAACCAGATAATGCAGATGTATGGCGTAAGCTTGGATGGACCAATCTTTTACTCCATCGACTTGATGCGGCGAAAACTTCGCTGCTAAAATCATGGTCACTTCTTGAAGAAAAGGATCAGTTTTCCGCTATGAATCTTGGCCATGTGGAACTCTTATACGACGATCAAGGAAAGGCGATTGAATGGTATTTTAAGAGCATTCAACTTAATGAAGATAAAGAAGAGTTCTTCCAAGGGATGGAATCCGATTTTACCGACCTCAAAATGGAAACCCAAGGCATTACCCGAGAATCCTACGATACCATCTTAGCTCAACTCCGACAGCTTAGCGGTTCTGACAATCAATAA